From Nicotiana tabacum cultivar K326 chromosome 15, ASM71507v2, whole genome shotgun sequence, the proteins below share one genomic window:
- the LOC107762966 gene encoding glutamate dehydrogenase B-like: MNALAATNRNFKLAARLLGLDSKLEKSLLIPFREIKVECTIPKDDGSLASFVGFRVQHDNARGPMKGGIRYHPEVDPDEVNALAQLMTWKTAVANIPYGGAKGGIGCSPSDLSNSELERLTRVFTQKIHDLIGIHTDVPAPDMGTNPQTMAWILDEYSKFHGYSPAVVTGKPIDLGGSLGRDAATGRGVLFATEALLKEHGKSIAGQCFVIQGFGNVGSWAAKLINEQGGKIVAVSDITGAIKNKNGLDIASLLKHVKENRGVKGFNDARSIDPDSILVEDCDVLIPAALGGVINRDNANNIKAKYIIEAANHPTDPEADEILAKKGVVILPDIYANSGGVTVSYFEWVQNIQGFMWDEDKVNAELKTYMTRGFKDVKDMCKTHNCDLRMGAFTLGVNRVARATALRGWEA, translated from the exons ATGAATGCTTTAGCAGCAACAAATAGAAACTTTAAGCTGGCAGCTCGACTGCTCGGTTTAGACTCTAAGCTGGAAAAGAGTCTGCTAATCCCCTTTAGAGAAATTAAG GTAGAGTGTACAATACCAAAAGATGATGGCTCATTGGCATCTTTTGTTGGATTTAGAGTACAACATGACAATGCTCGCGGGCCTATGAAAGGCGGAATCAGATACCATCCTGag GTTGATCCGGATGAGGTAAATGCATTAGCACAGCTAATGACATGGAAAACAGCAGTAGCCAATATACCATATGGTGGGGCTAAAGGGGGCATAGGATGTAGCCCTAGTGACCTGAGTAACTCTGAGCTAGAACGACTTACTCGAGTATTTACTCAAAAAATACATGACTTGATCGGAATTCACACAGATGTTCCGGCGCCAGATATGGGAACAAATCCACAG ACAATGGCATGGATTCTAGACGAGTACTCAAAATTTCATGGTTATTCACCTGCAGTGGTAACCGGAAAACCTATT GATCTTGGTGGATCCTTAGGTAGAGATGCAGCTACCGGAAGGGGTGTTCTCTTTGCTACGGAAGCGCTGCTAAAAGAGCATGGCAAGAGTATTGCTGGGCAGTGTTTTGTTATACAG GGATTTGGGAATGTTGGTTCCTGGGCTGCAAAACTTATCAATGAGCAAGGTGGTAAAATCGTTGCAGTAAGTGACATAACAGGTGCCATAAAGAACAAGAATGGACTCGACATAGCAAGCCTACTCAAACACGTGAAGGAAAATCGTGGAGTTAAAGGTTTCAACGATGCACGTTCAATAGATCCAGATTCAATACTGGTAGAAGATTGTGACGTTCTTATACCAGCTGCCCTTGGCGGAGTAATCAACAG GGATAATGCAAATAATATTAAAGCCAAATATATTATTGAGGCAGCTAACCATCCGACTGATCCAGAAGCTGATGAG ATTTTGGCAAAGAAAGGAGTTGTCATCCTACCAGATATATACGCTAATTCAGGTGGTGTCACCGTTAGTTATTTTGAGTGGGTTCAG AACATCCAAGGCTTTATGTGGGATGAGGATAAAGTGAATGCTGAGCTGAAGACATATATGACAAGAGGCTTTAAAGATGTTAAGGATATGTGCAAGACTCACAATTGTGATCTCCGAATGGGCGCCTTCACATTGGGCGTTAATCGTGTAGCTAGAGCAACTGCTCTAAGGGGATGGGAAGCTTGA